ggcaaggttcCACCAAATTTTAATGGCTGGGTGGCaccgttttcttttcttcatgttTGACGTTTGTCTCCCACCCCCACCAAGCTTTAATGGCTGGGTAGCaccgttttcttttcttcatgttTGCCGTTATAGTCGTACGTATGCCCTTCCGTCCCAAACTCTACCCTACCAACCTTTTTCTTACGTCCGTCTCATACAAGCTGTAATCTCACTACCGTGATCGTCCACGTGTCATATCCATAAATTTCATGGTACTCGTGACGGCTAGGATTCTACGCGGGTAGTTTACGTCAAATAGGGCAACAAATCTCTGTACTAATGATTAAGGCATGCACGTAATAAATTATTACTCCTACCATTAATTATCATGGCTGGCTGTAAGACCCAaggaaatgagatttgatgtgCGTTTTATTGCAGGATtagcgtttttttttttccttatcttTCCAAAATGTGACTCTGCCAGCAGTCACGTCTCCCTCCACTGACGAGTCTAGATTTCTAGCAGGGATTGGCGAAACGGCCCAAAGCACAAGTCCAGCGGcatatgcttttttttttttgtttttggcatCCTGCTTTTCCTTTACACatctttttcactttttcttggatatatacatatatatattggcGTTTTTATTGTTTGGACAGTCCCGGTACTATCGTTTTCATCATAACAGGCACagccaaataataaataaatctaCGGCAGAAACTAGACTAATACTTTGGTGGCCTACATTATAttgctgttttctttcttttttccccaaATTGCTTTCTGGCTTCtctaccacaaaaaaaaaaagaaaaaaaaatattttttcttcaGCCAACTTTTTGGTTGGGACCAATTcgttcaaagaaataaaataccAATTGAAGTATTGAATGGGCATAAAATGGCCGCATGGAgagaattataaaataaaagcaTTCATGATTAATTATACCGGTTATTTCTCATCATAGTCACTTCAACAAAAAGCTTTTAGTCTCACATAGTTGTTTCATTGGACTGCGTATTTGTCTCTGGAGTCGAATGATTAATTTCTCCACCAGAAAGGAATATGATCTATTAGTGTTTCTAACGACAGACTTCTTGCCTACACAAATTATTTCTACGCCACCAGTGCAAAAAATCTTgaacattttattttttttttccttcttttttttaatagaagAACCAAGCCTAATGAGTAGAGTAGAGTAGTTAGTTGATAAAAAATTGTCGGTGTTGAGAAGctgattttttatttctatGCAAGGCCTAGGATCTTAGCTCTAAACTCTAAAAGCCCACCGCGACTGACTTTGTACCATGAATCAATGATGTGACCATTATTGGAGAACAGATTTAGATTGACAAAATAGCTAATTCACTTGACATGACGGTCGACGAAGATAGCATCCAGGAGGAAAAAGAGAGTAGTGATTATTAAActatgggataatttcataagcCTCCCTGAGATTTCTAGCAATTTCAAAGAGCTCccttgaatttttaaaaattgcacCTATTCTCGCTAATTTAACGCTTTTGGTAACCAAACTTTAAGGCcccgtttggcaagtgagttttttttatatttgtccaaaactttactgtaacttactgtagaagttttttaaaaaatttgtgaagtgtgtaaattttttaatattttgaaatttatagtttaaaaactatgagaatttttttgtggttactgtagctaaagtttttaaaaaacttgtagcagataaacttgacaaaaaaaCTCAATTGCCAAACAAGTCctaaatttgatcaaaattttaaatgaaTGCGCTAAAAGATCCACAGCTTATAAGGTTTGAATCACTTTCCAAAGCAGCTGTAACATATCTAACACAAATATAAGGAAAAAATGCGAATTTTTTAATACCATGTTTATTGTTGATAAGCAATTATGACAAAAAGTTCTATTACTATGATAGGTTATTTTAATGGTGACTTAGTggagatatatatattttttaaatttaaaaaagaaaggattgctataATTCTTTTAGAATTTGTGGATTTTTAGATTGGTAAAACTATCATAGTCTGGAAGTAGTCTTTTGAGTAATTTCTTTTTGAACCAGTGTTTCTTTTGATaccaataaagaaaaaagatcgACAAATAAAAATTAGATCACATTCAAAGtcatcaaaaaacaaaaaagtcgCTAGTTCAACATTTAGTGGTCAGAATTTATATTTTATGGTTTTATTGGCAAAAATATAAACATGAggaataagaaagagaaaggaaaaaatataattataaatcCCAATCTTTTATCTATTCATACCCAACAAGGTAAGTTTTATTAAGATGTTAAAACTAGTATTATCATTTTAGGCGAATAAGAAGGATGAGTAcaatttttaaaacttcaagGAGCTCAGCAGAAATTTCTGAGATTATTGCTTTAGACTTTTCTTACGTCAATTTTCTTAAGTTAGAgccctttttcttctttgtctTATACCGTTGCGCCATTAAGGCCTTGTTTAACCATGAAAGAACCTTAAATAAATGATGTTCCCAGAGCTTAGGATCCAGTCTCCGGATTTCCCACAAGGGCCACAACGCTGTTAGTAACAAAGTATATCAGACACGATACTGTATTTTTACTGATGTTCTTTGCTTCAGGTGCAACGAGACAAGTGGAACGTTGCGGAAAAGGGGAAAACAAGTGTGCTTTTACTTTATGAATGAATGCCTTTGTGGGCAACTTTCATCCTGAGTTCATACACTACTGTTATTATGCGACAAATGTTCTTTCTGTACTCCCACCATAGATTTATCTTAACCTGTAGTGCTCTTGTATCTTAAATTCTTAAAGCACTCCAATAGAGGGTTGAAGATGCAGCAGCATGTTAATTTGTCCCCCCTGCACCACCAAAGCtaatgatatgcaattgaaacaaaactACTGTCGCAACAGGATTTTGTATTACGAGGTCAAGGAGGCACTTGACAACAGTGGTGTAGGAGAAGTTAGTAATTAAAATTCCTGTATTGCTCTTAATTccttttttgaagtttttatgtAATTTATTTGTCAGTTGTCACTGCCGTTCTTTTTCTACTTTATTTGGAGATCGTAACAAATACTACTTGCTACTTTTTGAGGTACTAATATATAATCCGTGTTTTTCTCCTTAAAGTTTATTGAGCTTGTTAAGGATAGCATACTGGAATAGTGATGAAAATTCCATTATCGTCCTGCACGTCAAGCATCTACTTTGCTTCAGCAGCGTATATAATCATCAACGGCAGGCAGATGCAAAATAGCTGCTGCTCGTGCTCGATTACCTTTTCTGTTTGATCTGCACTAAGAATCGGCTGGCTTTGAGCATAGGACTGTACTTGCCTTCATCATCCGTAACAAATATTAGGCCCTGCTTGATGACCACATTCAATACTTAAATCTAGTGAATTCAAATCTTAACATGGTTAGGcgcgtttgataataaaatgaTTAATAACAAAAAAGTCTCCTGTGATACACCTAATGCACAGAAAAGCTCCCcgtggtttcaaaacatacaaaataatacctcatattttgaactaaattgtaaactaatagAATCCggtaaatttaacggaatccgGTAAGTTTAACTGCCAAAATCGTCAttttcgttaagtttaacgaattttgttaatttataatttagttcaaaacatgagatgtcgttttttatgttttgaaaccacggggggttttttcattttaaccctaataaaaaattaaacatctgaTTTAATTAAGTGGCGCTGAATTTTTTGGGTAAAacttatttcaaaaaataagtgataagttacTTTTTGTTCAGAGACCATTCGAAACGTAACAACATAGCCCTACAGAAATTAAAGAGGAAAAGTTATGTGCTCTGGGATCTGGATGCAGCAAAAGATGAGATTCAAAAAAACGGTAAAAGCGAGGTTACTACTAGGATGTGTTTTGTCCTGGAGTGGACAATACGAAACCTTTGAATCCCCTTTGTACAAATTAGAATAATTCCagggaaaaagaaagggcaGTTCCAACTCGCACGGCAAACACGCCTTTGGCAATTGCTTCTTCTCAGGATTCAATCAGTATCGTCCCAGGACTCGTTACCGCATTTTATGCAAAGCCTGGAGAACTTCCCCAGGCACAAAACCTGTGCATGGGATGGAATGGAATGGAATCAATTATATCACCTTTCAAGTTTCAACAACGATTTCATGTTTCTTCCTACATTCTACTCACCAAACACGCATTCCACACTTACTCCATTGAAAAAAACTGATGACCACCCAACATTTCTGAATTTTCTCTCTGTTcctgtgcaaaaaaaaaaaaaaaaaggtttgaaACGCATAAATCAATTTGGTTGTAGCGCTCATTCAGGAGCGCAAGTACACGGATCCACAGTTGTTGAAGTGTGGTTTTTTCCGTCGGagctttttgaattttaaatcaACTGCTCTGCTAGTACAAGCGCAACTGCGAAAGGATCCGAATCTGAAAAATAGCACCAGGAAGCTCTCTGTAGGCTgtttcttttttacaaaaaaaaaaggggtccAGGATGTTGAGAGATGTCACTCAGGTTGGCACAGAAGTCCATTTGGGCCCACGAGAGGTTAGCTGTCAACTGGCTCAGTAGTCCCATCCCATCTTTACTGATGCCCTTTCCGAGGACCCAATTCTTCAATTCACAGTTTTGGCCCAAACGGTTTATCCATTTGAGCATCCAAGAGCCGGGGGGAAATGGTTGGACTTTTCTAACCCCTTTGTTCATTGTGGCCTCGTGATCATTTGATGCTCCCCACTGGTTCGCAAGTCGCAGCTACCAAGGACAACAGACAGCTGGATTCCGAGACTAAAATCACTCTATAGTCGGAtggaaaaataatgaagaaaagaaaagctaaaaTGGTCTGTAAAAATATCAAGGACTGTGCAGAAATTAAATCCTTAATGTAATAATTGGACCAAATGTTATGTTAGCAATCAATTGGTGGGGTCAAATAATCAAgaatgaaataacaatccaTTGGCTTGATGCTACCCAGATTAGAACCGTATCAAGGTATGCACTTCCCACGCCCAATGCATGTGGTCTTGTCCCAGTATTCCACACCACGACTCACCTTTTGCCACCTCCGACGCTACTTAAAAAATCTTCTGCTGCTCCTCGTACCGATTCTCTCTTCAATCTTCAATCGAGAGAATACTGCGGTTGAAAATTTTGGTTACTCTTTTTAAGTCCGATTCCACTTCCAAGGTACACTCTCATTTTAAGTTCTACCCTCCAGTGCTTTTATGCAGGTAACTGCTCCGGTCACACTTTTAAGAATTAGGACCACATTAAATTAGCTATTAATAAATCTCATTGTGGTTatgataatattttattattctACTTCGATCTTTGTAGGCCAAAAATCTTTGAGCCTGAGAAAGCAGGCTTCCTACTTCTTGGTCTTCCAGGAGCTGGAGTCACTTCTTTGGTTGCACATTCTACTCTCTTTTGCTGAGAGATGATCCAAATGCTGAGGCTTTTCTACTTGTTCTTCATCTCTTTTGCTCTATTTGGTAAGCGCCAGTCATCTTCCATCCAAGTACATCACATAAATGTGCCGAATGTCTCGATATTGAagatgtaaaaaaaaattattttcgtTGCAGCATCAGGTCAAGAATCATCAGTTGAGCTATTAAAGCTCTATGACCACTCAATCCCGGTGAGTCGAGAGGCTTTATCTCAGACAGCTGCTGTGGTGCCAAATGAGCAACTCAGAGAGGTTTCCAGCAGCATTCTCATGGCTGAAAGTTGGACCAGGGCACATGTTCTGGCTCACTACCCTCGCATTAACATTACCACCATTGTTGTTGGTCACACTCTCCTCTGCGGGAAAGGCCTAGAGGAATacttgactttgattttgcCATCATTAAAGAACATCCACTACACTCTTACCAGGTGGGGTTTGCATCAAGAAATCAAAGTCTCTGCTTCTTTCTCTTCCAGCTGTATGCACCCAAATGCGGGAACATTCAGGTCTGACATAGCAGAAACACATATTAAACCCCTGCTAAGCTTCTTGCAGCACATCAATTCACCTTATTTAGCGAACCCACCGTCACACTTTCCCACATTGTCAGATAATGCCAACATTTTGCTCGACTCCCACTTAGAGGCCATGGAAAATCTTGGCTTTTTCAACCTAAAGAAAGTCCATGTTATAGTCAAGGAGGCAAAAGAACCAAAGCCCACAGGCAGAAAGCTTACCTTCATTCTTGATAACACAAAGACTATAGAACCATTCCCAGCAAGACCATCCCCATTAGCCCCAGCCGTTGCCCCTGTGGGTTCCTCTGCCCCATCACATGCTGCCGAAAGCCCACTTCCTCCATGGCCTGGAAAGGTTTCGCCTCCACCATTGTCCTTCCCCGTTTCTCCTGAACTTCCTCCAGTGATTAATCCTGCCTACCCTCCTTATGGTCTTCATTTACCTCCCTGTAATCCATCTGGTGGTGGAGGTAGTGGTGCAGTGGCTGCACCAGTGGCAAGTGTGAGGAGGGGGCTTTGGTGTGTGGCAAAACCGAGTGTGCCACCAGAGACATTGCAAGATGCTCTAGACTATGCTTGTGGTGAAGGAGGTGCTGATTGTGAAGCCATTAGGCCTCGTGGGAGTTGTTATTATCCTAATACTGTTACGGCTCATGCTTCTTATGCTTTCAATAGTTACTGGCAGAAAACCAAGAAGAATGGTGGGACTTGTGGATTTGGAGGAACAGCTATGCTTATCGACTCTGACCCGAGTAAGGATCTTCCCCTTGTATACTCGTATCTGATAatctaagagtacaaatcttttATTGAACTTGTTAAGGTTAAATGCATTTCTTTGCAAGACGCATATAATACTCAGTTTAAAACTCCTCACAACACAATATTTAGTACCACTTTCTTTGCGCCATATTTTGTAATCTTTCTAAAGTATTCACGAATTGCTAGATctttattttaccaaaaacaaaaaaaaaaaagtattcaTGAATTGCAATTGATACTCGAGTGCATATTGCAGGCTATCGCCATTGCCGATTCATTCTTGCCCAGTGAGATCTGTAGAAGTTGGGGAAGCACACTGCTTGGGTTCAGTGAGTTTTGTTCCATGTAGATTTCGGATCAAGGTAATCGTTATGTTGTAGTCTTTTTCTAGTACTGAAAAATGTGGGTTGTGGAAATTTTGCTTACCTCTTTCT
This sequence is a window from Coffea eugenioides isolate CCC68of chromosome 7, Ceug_1.0, whole genome shotgun sequence. Protein-coding genes within it:
- the LOC113778118 gene encoding glucan endo-1,3-beta-glucosidase 4 — translated: MIQMLRLFYLFFISFALFASGQESSVELLKLYDHSIPVSREALSQTAAVVPNEQLREVSSSILMAESWTRAHVLAHYPRINITTIVVGHTLLCGKGLEEYLTLILPSLKNIHYTLTRWGLHQEIKVSASFSSSCMHPNAGTFRSDIAETHIKPLLSFLQHINSPYLANPPSHFPTLSDNANILLDSHLEAMENLGFFNLKKVHVIVKEAKEPKPTGRKLTFILDNTKTIEPFPARPSPLAPAVAPVGSSAPSHAAESPLPPWPGKVSPPPLSFPVSPELPPVINPAYPPYGLHLPPCNPSGGGGSGAVAAPVASVRRGLWCVAKPSVPPETLQDALDYACGEGGADCEAIRPRGSCYYPNTVTAHASYAFNSYWQKTKKNGGTCGFGGTAMLIDSDPSYRHCRFILAQ